A segment of the Nilaparvata lugens isolate BPH chromosome X, ASM1435652v1, whole genome shotgun sequence genome:
TGCTGGAAAATTGGTGAACAAGGCAATTGACATTCTGCCTATTGAACTACACATCCCCGGTTACCAGTACTGTGGACCAGGTACAAAGCTAGAGAAGCGGTTGGCACGAGGCGATCCCGGTATAAATAGTCTTGATCGAGCCTGTAAGGAGCACGACATTGCTTACTCGAGGAGCAGTGATACATcaagcagagcagtagcagacaACATTTTGGCAGATCGAGCTTGGAGTGTGGTAAAATCTGCAGACGCAGGAGCACTTGAGAAGGCTGCAGCACTAGCAGTGACCAACATCATGAAGGCTAAAGCAAAGTTTGGTGGAGGAGTACGCCGCAGACGTAGGACAACAAAGACTCGTGGCCGAAAACGAGTAAAGAGATGTTCTGGTAAAAAGGGTAAAGGACTCTACCTGAGACAACAGCGCAGGACACAGGGAAATGGGGCACGTCGCCGTCAATGTGGCGGCAAGAGAAGACGCTAGTTGCCCTACCTGATCGAGCCCTCACCGATGCTGATCTCTACAAGTATGCATGTCGACTGAAGCTAAAGCATTTTCGAGGAGTGTTTATGCGGGATGCTCTACCATTGAATGGACCCTGGAGGAGAGAATGCGGCATTATCAACCTGGACACCAGCACTGGAGctggcacacattgggtgtgCTATGTGAAGAAGGATGATGTGTCTCACTACTTTGACGGATTTGGCAACCTGAGACCACCACAGGAGTTTATTGACTATATGCACAAAGGACTGGAGCCAGCATCGAGGATTGAGTACAACTATGATCAGAAGCAGGAAGATCTTTACTCGCACATCTGTGGACATTTGGGTTTTACCAATACCCAGTTCATAGAGCCCAACACATCTACTAGAAGTGATAATACTGTACAAATCAGTCGGCCTAATGTGATACGCATCACCTGTAACATTGTGACTGGATCTTACTCTAATGGAATTTCAGATCACATGATCTATGAGTTTTACCCAAACGTTGATCCAGGGTATAAAATGGTGGTGACTGTGCAGAATGTAATCTATTTACCTGTAGACATCGAGCAGATTGGTAGCATTACACTGCAAGTAGTCGACGAGTACGGTCGTCTTATAAATAATAGAGGCGAGGAAATAAATATTGCTTTACATTTGAGACAACGCAAGTGAAATGGTGCTGTtatttgaaaagtggaatcaagGATTGGATATGGAGGCTGCAgtccatcctcctccttcttcttctctccatcatcatcatcctccttcaCCTATAAAAGAAGATAAAAGGAAAGAAAGATCCATTCAGCATTCAACCTTGACAAGGTTAACATCTAGGAGCATTGAGTATTTGCAAGAACAAGGCTGTCAGATACGAGTAGAATAGGAAAATGGGAGTTTTGGATGTGACACAGAATGGACCGTCATCGGACAACAGTATCATTGGGTTTGAGTACCATTCTCATGCACCCTATACTGTAAGCTATAATGCCAACGATGAGATACGGATTCCAATTCAACAGCAAGATGTTTACACACTGCCATCGGAGAGCTATCTACATTTGGAGTATACTGTGACTGGAGCTGCCAATGCTGCTGTGGCCGGAACTCCATGTGTCTCTGGATTCTTTGGCAATGTGTTTTCAGAGATACGCTATGAAATCAATGGTGTGGAGGTGGATGGTATACGCAATCCTGGAGTTACCAGCCTAATGAAGAATGCTGTTACATTTGAACGTGATGAGTGGACCAAGATGGAAGGAGCTGGCTACAAGTTTAGCCCAACTCATGGATTCACCGATTTTGCTGCCAATGGAGCCGACACTACAATCATGGATGTGCCTTTGAGATACCTGCTAGGCTTTGCCGAAGACTATAGACAGATTTTGCTCAATGTGAAACAAGAGCTGGTGTTGAGGGTCAGCCCCAACTTTCACGACTGTGTGAATGTTGCTGCTGCTAATGTAGCAATCACAAAGCTTTTATAGAGAATGCCGTATGTAGAAGTGGCAGATGATGTGAAACTGCGTCTGCTACAGATTGTACAGAATGACACACCCATCAGTATATCATTTCGACATTGGGAGTTGTATACCTATCCAACGTTACCACAGACAAGAAAGCATACATGGACTGTCAAGTCAACATCACAGCATGAAAAGCCACGATACATTGTGGTTGGGCTACAGACTGCAAGACGAGGTGTGGCAGCAGCCAACAGTTCTCGCTTTGACAAGTGTAATATGAAGGATGTTCGAGTGTTTTTAAACAGCAGATACTACCCATATGAGAGCattgatggtgatgataatCGCATCTACAACATGTATGCAGCTTTCAATGGAGTCTACAACCATGGTAATGCTCGTGCAAGCAACCCTCTGTTTGAAAAGAATGCCATTGGTGATGGAAAAATAATGCTGTTTGCTTTTGATTGCTCCCGCCAAAATGAGTCACTCAAAACTGGAAGTATCGATGTGAGGATTGAGTTTGAAGCATCTGAAAACATTGCAGGTAATACAACTGCCTACTGTATGATGATTCATGAGATGACTAAAGAGTATCGACCAATGTCAGGCCTTGTACTGTCGGCATAAAAAGATATATAGTCAGTGCACAGTGATGAATTGTTCAGTTGAGCTCGAGACAATGAATGAGCCAGTCATGACAGGATACAGAGGACTTTTTATTGAGGAGGGGGAGCTGTCTTCACATGAAGGGGAGGATGTGGTGGGCTGTGTTATTGGTGAGCGACCGCTGATGAAAGATGCCTCTACGAGTACAACTGGACTCAATGATGACGACTCCTACATTACAGCAGAAAGTGACTGGCCATCGAGTAGAGCGAAAAACATTTTTGGACCACTACCACTGTACCTGATAAACTTTCAAGGTTTTGAAGGTTTGGACAACAAGTTTATTGTGAAGGAGATGGCTATCCTGGAGCAGGATGATGAGCATCATGTGACTACTCATCACTACTTTTTCAAGCCTCCCTACTCTGAGTCTCTGCTCAAGACTAGCAGGCAAATCATCACTAACAACTGTATACATCAAGCTAAACATGGACTCAGGTGGTCAGACTGTGGGAGAGAACATCTTCCCTATTCAGCTTTGATGGAAATTGTGCGTGGAACAGTTGGAAGGTGGTTGGATCAGAACCAGCAGCGTCCAATTAAAATCTTTGTCCATGGATATAAGCAGATTACTCTACTGGATACAATTCTACAACTGAACAATGTGGAGTACCTGGACCTATCATCACCATATTTCTTTCCTGCTACGCCTGATTCGGAGTTGCTGATCAAGAAGATTGATGGTATATACTGCCCAGAACATCATCTACTCAACTTTATCGACATGGTGCCGAACAAGCTATCATCTTTAACGTTTGGAGATCAGTCAGCCAACAACGTCAACAACAACAACGCTGATGGATTGTCAAATACACAACTATTTTGctcattgaaaattgttattgctCTACATGGTTGGATTAACAAAACTTTGTTAGAAGATAGAGCCTTTTGTCGCAATTTTTTCAATGCTGTTAATACTCATTTGCATTATcaataaaaagaaatattgtaatcaac
Coding sequences within it:
- the LOC111047852 gene encoding uncharacterized protein LOC111047852; the encoded protein is MPYVEVADDVKLRLLQIVQNDTPISISFRHWELYTYPTLPQTRKHTWTVKSTSQHEKPRYIVVGLQTARRGVAAANSSRFDKCNMKDVRVFLNSRYYPYESIDGDDNRIYNMYAAFNGVYNHGNARASNPLFEKNAIGDGKIMLFAFDCSRQNESLKTGSIDVRIEFEASENIAGNTTAYCMMIHEMTKEYRPMSGLVLSA